aagtcAGCCAGACAGCCAGCTCATTTCCTGGCACCCTCTGCCCTTTGTGTCCAGGGAAGACTGGCATGATTTGTCTACATTCAGTTCCACCATACACCATCAAGTTCACAATCTAAAACCAATCTCATGGTCAACACTTGCAcgcaagaaaataaaaggtgacAGTTCCCAGGCGAATGTTCAGAACTAGGCTACCTGGCGTAGAGTGCCCACTCATTGGTGACCTGGCTCTCCCATAACGTAGAGGAACACATGCTCTTTCCCCTTCACAGCTGCATCTGCAGATTTTCCAAGGAAGGTTTGGCTTGCTGAGGTAGGCAAATGCAGAAggtgtgatttttcttctcttgtttgggggcggggggacttaagagttttttttttaatggttttaaaaaatatttattttttgagagagagagaacacgagcaggggaggggcagagagagagggagatagagaatccgaagcaggttcctcactgtcagggcagagcctgatgtgggacttgaacccacaaaccattagatcgtgacctgagccaaaattggatgcttaagcgactgagccaccctggcgccccattttttttaaattgtggtaaaatatacatgaaatttaCCACGTTTGCCATTTTTAGGTGTGCAACTCAGCAGCATTAAGCACATGCACAAGCAGCACAACCAAGTGAGGTGTCTCCAAGGAATGCAAGGTGGTTTGGATACCTGAAAATCAAGCAACATAATTCACATTAAacaactcaaaaaaattaaaaaccagatgatcatttcaatacatgcagaaaagcTTTTTACAAAATGTAACATCCAACCCAAATAAAAACTGTGAGGAAACTAAGAAAGAAGGGAACttaaacaacctgattaaaagaaaacaattttcaaaacaagctaatttaatatataatgataaaaaaaaactggatgcTTTCCCCCCAAAATCAGGAGCAAAGATGTCCTCTCTCCTACTTACTACTGTACTAGAGGCTTCATCCAGTAcagtaggaaaaataaataagacatccagatgggaaagaaaagagtaaaattgCCTTTATTTGAAGAAGAGCAGATCACCGTAGGTTGAACAAGCTAATGTACCAAAACAACACAAACCCAACGAGAACAACCGAGTTTAGTATGGTTGCGAGATACCAGATGGCTACACAAACAtccactgtatttctatataccagcaatggTCAGAAGCTGACATTTTAAGgcaaatagaataataaatatgaaatatgtagGGAAATATGTAGGGAATAATATGTACGGAATAATGCCAGATCTAttaactgaaaactacaaaacagcatttagagaaatgaaaagtctGGCAACTTCTGTCTTTCACTCTTGGGCGCTCTGATGTACCCCATGAGAAGTCCAGCTATTCAGTCCAGACCAcggaggggggggtgggcaggcagtCAGGGGCAGGGGTTCTGGGGCTGCATGGctgaaagcagcagcagcagcggacAATGGAAACAGAGGCTCCATAGTCATGGTCCCAGCCACTCCAGCTTTGTGTCAGACGTGTTAAAGAAGAAGCCATCCTGGATGTTCGGTCCTGGCAGGGATCACATAGATGGGAGATCAGACACCTATCCCCCAGATACAATATGAATGCTTCACACACAGAATCAggagaaatatataaaagaaacaaaaaatggtcCTTGCTCTGGCTCCAATGATTTGGGGTGGACTTTTAAGAAGCAATAAATAATCAAGGCAACGTGACTCAGGAAACCACAGAAGGGCGCTATATCACCTCATCTACTTCCACTGTAAAAGTTTagcaatccccccccccccaccacacacacacaaaacactttCTTCTGCCGTGTCAACCCAATGAACATCAAGTGCCCCATGGTGgcagaaatacacattttcacatttttccaaatgttaaattatttttaaaattactttttattattatttcttaaaaacctgGTTTAGGGAcccctggatgtctcagttgattaagcatctgactcctgatcctggctcaggtcatgatctcacagtgtgtgagttcgaaccctgcatcaggctctgtgctgatagtaccgagcctgctttggattccctccatctctctccctctctctctggcactATGTTTGGGCGCCATTTTTAGGATGCAGAACCATCAAGAAGTAACTTCTTGTTCTTTCATGTTGTATAATGTTTAACATTTTCCCATTTGAGGGGAGCTCTCTATTGTGTCTGAACTTGGTAGGATAAATGTCTTCCCTGTTAAAAGCAAAAGCCAAGAGATGATCTCTTGCCTATTCTCTGGCAGTTAGGACAGAAGCACTGTGATCTTGGTTTCAAGATACCTAACGTGAAGTGACACAGACCGACGACCAGTAAAGTTTCACTTGTAAAGCACTATTGCTCATTACTGATGGCACAGTGTAGGCCTTGTGTGGGAGCAAGAGGCCAGAGCTGCCTAGATCATGGGGTAATGGCTTCACTTTCTGCTCTTGAACCAGATTTACTTAGGTTCCTCTCCATTTTCAGAAGGGGGTTCATTACTATTCCATCCATTCAACAAGAACTTGAGACACTGTGAATAAACTGCTTCTTAAGAGGATCAGTGTCATGGATGCCACTTGTTACCAAGATCTTGACAGACTGTCAAATAACTAGAATGTTAACATTTCCAAGTCCAATTAGCTTTTGTTAATATTCCTCAACATGAATCCGCTGATGTTGAGTAAACTATGACTTGCATCTAAAGGTCTTCCCACATTCATGGCAATCAAAGGGTTTTTCACCAGTATGAATCCTCTTATGCTGACAAAGATATGAAGAAGTATTAAAGGCCTTCCCACATGCAGGGCATCCAAAGGGTTTCACTCCATTCTGCATCCTATCGTGCGTAACAAGTGAAGAGTGGTTACTGAAAGTTTTCCCACATACCTGACTTTCACAGGGTCTTTCCCCTGTATGACTCCTCCTATGATTGACCAAATGGCACCTGTAGGTAAAGGCATTTCCAGATTCCTTACATTCATAGTGTTTCTTGCCAGTGTGAAGTCTCCTATGTAGAGTGAGTTGCATGATATAGCAAGAGGccttttttcatttcatacacTGATATAGTTTTTCTCTGTTGCAGACtaggagtctggagttctctcttgtccagcaagagagtggatgcagaattgaatacgagagaggctaatgtctatATGGGGAGACAAGAGTCCTGAATAGGCgtcctttctctgtatttattaggaTTTTGAAGGCTTACATATGTAATGGACGtgcagaaagaaacaataaaaaccagTAGTAATTAACTCATCAGTGTAAGAGATAAAGGGACTCGAGGGCATGCCGTGTTAGAGGTTAGGGTCAAAGCATAACAACATCTCAGCACCATGCAGACAGCCGTTTCCTGAAGGCACTACATCTGCTTTTCTGACTTTTCTAAGGACTAAGATAAATGGAACATGCTATCCTGAGAATGGTAAGTTAGTCAAGATTCCATTACGGCCTATATATCATTAGCTGTCCTCAGACACTTTCATCCTGTTAAGGCGGCTTTCCGCCTGATGCctttttaacctatttgtgtaAGTGTAGAGAATTCTTAAACCTATTTCCCACATTTCTCCAGTATGAACTCTCTGATGCTCAATCAGGGAAGAGAGACATAGGAAGGACTTCTTACACTTACTACATTCGTAGGGTTTTTCTCCAGAATGAATTTTCTTATGTCTAGTGAACTGTGCGCTTTGAGTGAAGACATTACTGCAGTCCTTACGTTTGCAGGGTCTTTCCCCACTATGAATTCTCCAGTGATCAATCAGGGCTGAGGAATGGCTGAAGGTCTTTCCACATTCATGGCACTCACGGGACCTTTCTCTAGCATGTGTACTCTGATGCTGAATAAGATGAGTCATCTGGCTGAAGGTCTTCCTACATTCCTGACATTCATATGGTGTCTCAGCTGTGTGGATTCTCTCGTGCTGGTTAAGGTGTGCCGTCTGATCAAAGGTTTTACCACATTCATTACATGTATAGGGTCTCTCTCCTGTGTGGATCCTCTGATGTTGAACGAGAGTGGATCGACAGCTAAAGGACTTCCCATACTTATGGCACTGGTGGCACTTGTGAAGAATTTTGATAAGCGATAAGGTGCGTATTGGTGCAGGAAGTTTTTGCATGTTCTTTACATGGGTTGTTCATTCTTTTCATCACTGTTTCATGTTGGAATGTATCTTCTTTAATAGTCTTCCTTAGAGATAATTCCTTGCTACTCTCCGCTGAAGTAGAGAGCGAACGCAAATTTCATACCTTTTATAAGAAGCGAGCGGTCACAGAGGTTGCTGCTGACGCTCTGGGTGAACAATGGAAGGGTTACGTGGTCCAAATCCATGGAGGGAATGACAGACAAAGCTTCTCCATGAAGCAGGCTGTCTTGACCCATGGCAGTATCCACTTGCCATTGAGTAAGGGGTGTTCCCGTTACAGACCCAAGAGGACTGGAGAAAGAAAGTAC
The sequence above is a segment of the Leopardus geoffroyi isolate Oge1 chromosome E2, O.geoffroyi_Oge1_pat1.0, whole genome shotgun sequence genome. Coding sequences within it:
- the LOC123578450 gene encoding zinc finger protein 883-like, producing MQKLPAPIRTLSLIKILHKCHQCHKYGKSFSCRSTLVQHQRIHTGERPYTCNECGKTFDQTAHLNQHERIHTAETPYECQECRKTFSQMTHLIQHQSTHARERSRECHECGKTFSHSSALIDHWRIHSGERPYECKESGNAFTYRCHLVNHRRSHTGERPCESQVCGKTFSNHSSLVTHDRMQNGVKPFGCPACGKAFNTSSYLCQHKRIHTGEKPFDCHECGKTFRCKS